The genomic DNA AAGAACTTTGTCAGGCTATACTTGCAGGGTTAGTGAAATACTACCAATTTCCAATATTTGAATAAGGGTACCGAGATTGCTTCGCAGCAGGCTCGCAATGACGGGGGGGGCGAGCTATCAGCGGTCAGCCGTCAGGTATCAGATGAGAGGACCGAGACTGCTTCGGCGCAGCCTCGCAGTGACAGGTAAGAGTTGGCAGTATTCGGTTCCAGTGTATTGAACCGGATGCCGGTGTTCCGTCATAATTACGACAATGAAACTCATTGATTCTCACGCACATCTGGATTTGCCGGAGTTTGCCCCCGATTTTGACGTGGTGTTGCGCCGGGCGGCGGGCGCAGGCGTGGCGAAAATCATTACCATCGGCATTGATCTGGAGTCCAGCCGCAAAGCGGTGGGGCTGGCGGCGGCGCACGAAAATGTCTTCGCGTCGGTGGGTATTCACCCCTGCGACAGCGCCACGGCCACCTACGAAAATCTGACCGCACTGGCCGCACTGGCGACAAGCCCCGGAGTGGTGGCGATAGGTGAGACCGGGCTGGATTTTTACCACAAGCCGTTCTCGGAGGCGGAACAGCGGAAATCGCTGGATTTTCACCTGAACCTGGCGGTTAAGACCGGCTTGCCGGTAATCATCCACAGCCGTGAGGCTGATGAAGCGATGGCGCCGCTGCTGTCGGCCTGGGCGGCGGCCAATCCGGTTCATCCCAAAGGCGTAATTCATTGTTTCAACGGGGATACGGCGACGTCCGATAGCTACCTGGAGTCCGGTTTTTATATCGCATTGGGCGGTTATGTCAGCTATCCATCGGCCCGAAAGAATCATGACATCTACCGTCAGATTCCGCTGGAACGATTGCTGCTGGAAACCGATTGCCCGTTTCTGCCGCCTCAGGCATACCGGGGGCAGCGCAATGAACCGGCGTACCTTATGCAGACAGCAGAAGCGCTGGCGGATATCCGTGGGATTACGATGGAAGCACTGGCACGGGCGACGACAGAGAATGTGACGCGGTTGTTCCGGCTTACAGGCTGAGGTAACGCCTTTTTACCCGGCAGCCGGCGATTTACCCTTATCCAGCTTCAACAATAAACTATCCACCGCGGCTTCCAGCGTCCGGCGATTGAACGGCTTGGAAATTACCGGAATACTGATTGTTTTCAGATAATCCCGGATAACAACGTCCGAACTGTCTCCGGTGATAAAAATGACGCAGCCGGCCAGCCACGGCCATCTGGCGCAGATGGCATCGTAAAGCTCCATGCCGCTGGTACCGGGCATGCGGATGTCCAATAGCACCACGTCATAATTATTGCGCTCCAGTAAGTCCAGGGCTCGCGATGCCTCATCACACTCCTCCACCACATGCCCGTTTTGGACCAGGAGACGCTGAATTAAGGCTCTAACGAAGGGTTCATCGTCAATTACCAGAAACCGGGCTTTGTTCTCCGACCGACGGTTCTCTACCACCGGTGCCGTCGCCAATTGTCCGGCCGGATGGTGCGCCGCCGGCAATTCAATAACGAAGGTGGTGCCGTGACCGCGCTGACTCTCTACCCGGATGGAGCCGCCGTGTTCCTGAATTATGCCGAAGGACAGGCTCAGCCCCAACCCGGTACCTTCACCGGTGTCTTTGGTGGTAAAGAACGGTTGAAAAATGCTCTGTTGAATCTGTTCATCTATACCCGTGCCGTCATCGGTCACCAACACCCGCACGTTATCACCATATTGTTCGGTGGTGAGGGTCAGCGTGCCCTGGTTGCGGGCCTGTTTCATGGCATATTCAGCATTGACGATAAGATTCAGAAATACCTGTTGTAGTTGTCCCGGATCTGCCTTGACCCGGGGTAAATCCGGGGCGTAGCGTTTAACCACCTGAATATTGGAGGTTTTCAGGACATAGCTGCGCAAGCCGATGGTATTGTCAATAACTTCGGCTAAATCAGTGTGTATTTTTTCGGGGCTTGACTGCCGGGCAAAAGTCAGCAGCCGGGCGACGATGTCTTTGACTCGCTGGCTGCCTTCATAAATGACTTTTACTTCAGCCGCGGCGTTTTCCGGCAGGTTTTCCTCCAGCAACAGCAGTTCGGCGAAGCCGATAACACTGGTCAAAGGATTGTTTATTTCATGCGCGATACCGGCGGCCATTTCACCGATAGCCGCTAAACGACCGGATAACTCAGACTTTTCCCGCAGGCGCCGGTTTTCGGCTTCCTTCAACTTCTGATCGGTGATGTCCCGAATGAACACCACCAGGTAGCCGTCATCAACCGGGCGATACTGGGCACTGATTTCCACGTCGTAAATGTTGCCGTCTTTGCGCCGGTGTTGAGTTTCAAAACGGGCGTCACCGTATTCCCGGATATGCTGGATACGCTTTTTTGTCTCATCAATTGTTTCGTGAGCTTCAAGATCAGAAACCTTCATGGATTCCAGCTCTTCCATGCTGTAGCCGCTCATGCGGCAATAGGTATCATTAACCTCAAGCAGGCGCCCGTCAAGATCCGTCATCCAGAAACCGTCCAGGGCGGTCATCAGGATGGTGCGATGCCGCTCCTCAATGTTCTTAAGCGCACACTCAGCGATTTTACGCCGGGTGATGTCGCGGACGACCGATAAAACCATTTTCTGGTTGTCATGCCTGATGGTCTGAGCATGAACCTCAACGGGAAAGACGGCGTTGTTTTTACGCTGGTGGGACGTCTCATAGATAACTTCGTTGGAATTAACTGTTTTCCGACGGTTTTCTTCCCAGGTAGTCAACGCGTTTGGCGGTCTTAACGCCTTAATGTTGAGGCTGATAAGTTCAGTCAGGGTGTAACCCCGGGTTTTGAAAGCATTTTCATTGGCATAAATAATCTGGCCGTCCGGAGTTGTTAAGAATATTGAATCAGTGGCGGCGTCCAAAAGGCGCGCTTTCAGCTCCAACTCCTGCGACACCTTTTTTTGATCATCAATGTCATAGGTCAAATGCAGAAAGATTGGCTCCCCTTCATCCGTGAATTGACCGGTAGGATAAATAGCCGGTTTCAACCAACGGTTATGGAAGGCATCAAACGCCTCAATCTCAACGCCTTTTTCGGTGGCGATCGCCTGTTGCAACGGGCAGTATTTAAAGTGGTCAACACCGTGAACCAGTTGCGGACAGTACCGTCCGATAACGTCTTTGGCATCAAGTTTAAGCGCCCGGCACATGGTGTTGTTAGCGAATAAGATACGATGATTGGCATCTATCAGCATCACATAAAACGGTAGGGCATCAAGTGACCGGCCTATATCCAAGCCTTCAACGTTTATATGTGAATAATCACTTCCGCCGGTATTTTGAGCTTTTTCAAGTGAATTATAACCGGAACTATCGGGTGTCATATCCAGCCTCGCCACCTCTGCCGCAAAGTATTGAAAATATCTTAAAATCGGGTACTAATACTTAAGGTCTATGTTACAACGGATTTGATTAATACCGAAGGCGCATTATAACATTTATTTATATTAATTGGTATCAATTTATGAGCCGGAAAAGCCTTCATGGTGACCCGTGTGGGCCATTTGCGCCATGGTTTACGCCTGTGGTTATGAGACCGGACCAAGGAGAGTGATTCCCGAGCCTTCAAGGTGACGCGCGATGATGAATCGGTTCGGCCCGATTACACCTTAAACGCCGAGGGGCAGATATCGTTCAGAAAGCACTCGGCGCACCGGGGCTTGCGGGCAAAACAGACGGCGCGGCCGTGGTTCTGAATCAGGTGCGGAAAGCGGCCCCATTCATCGTGCGGTACCAGTTGCATCAGGTCTTTTTCAATTTTTACCGGGTCTTTCTGAATGGTGAAGCCCAGGCGCTGCGACAGACGCGCCACATGGGTGTCCACCGCGATACCCTCAATTTTTCCGAAAGCATTCCACAGCACGATGTTGGCCGTCTTGCGTGCCGCACCGGGGATTTGAATCAGCTCCGCCATGGTCTGCGGCACCTGACCGTTGAACTTTTCCACCAGCGTCCGGCCCATGCCGATAAGGCTTTTAGCCTTATTGTGATAAAAACCGCTGCGCTTGATGATGGTTTCCAGTTCGGTTATGTCGGCCTCGGCATAATCCCGGGGTGTTTTATACCGGGTAAAAAGCGCCGGGGTGACGGAATTGATGGCGGCATCGGTGGTCTGGGCGGACAGAATAACGGCGGCTAATAATTCCAACGGGCTGGAAAAATTCAGAGCAATCACGGTCTGAGCGTAGGCCTTCTTAAGCCGCTTAATAGTCTCAACAATATCTGCGGGTTTGTCAGTCATAAACCAAGTTTAACCCGATAACATCATTTTGACAAGAACGATTGCGTCCACTCAATTAAACCTATACCACGGGCACGGTAATTGCTATAATAGCGATTATGTCTGAAACAAAAGTGATTATGATCCAGGGCACATCATCCAACGTGGGCAAAAGCGTGCTGGTGGCAGCGCTGTGCCGCATCTTCAAACAAGATGGCTACAAAGTGGCGCCGTTTAAGTCCCAGAACATGGCGCTGAACGCCTTTGTAACGCCGGAGGGCGGCGAAATAGGCCGGGCACAAGCCATGCAGGCAGAAGCAGCCGGAATAGCCCCCAGCATCCACATGAACCCGGTGCTGTTAAAACCGGAGGCTAATTCACGCTCTCAGATTATCCTGCACGGCAAAGTGTACAACAATACCTCCGCCGCCGCCTATTATCAGCATACGCAATTTTTACTGAGTAAAGTTAAAGAGTCTCTGGATTACCTCAAAGAACGTTACGACATTATCGTCATTGAGGGTGCTGGATCACCGGCGGAGATTAACCTGAAGTCCCGCGAGATTGCCAATATGCGCATGGCGAAACTGGCCAATTCACCGGTGCTGCTGGCGGGTGATATTGACCGCGGCGGGGTGTATGCCTCATTCGTGGGAACGCTGGAAATACTGGACGAAGAAGAACGCAAGCTGGTCAAAGGTTTCCTGATCAACAAGTTCCGCGGCGATGTCACGTTAATCAAAGATGCCAACGATTACCTGGAAAACAAAACCGGCCGGCCAGTGCTGGGCGTGGTGCCCTATTTCCGCGACATATTGCTGGCGCAGGAAGACTCGGTGTACCTGGATGAACGGCAAAATAAAGATTCCACGGCTGATTTGGATGTCGCTATTGTCCGCATCCCGCGGATTTCCAACTATGATGATTTTGACGCTCTGGAAGAAGACGGAGCTAATATCCGTTATATTACCCGGCCGGATGAAATGGGCAGCCCGGACCTGATTATCATTCCCGGCTCCAAGACTACCGTGCCGGACCTTTTGGCTATCCGGCAGTCCGGAATTGCGGACGCTATTATTAAACGAGCCAAAGCCGGAACTCCGGTTTTCGGTGCCTGCGGCGGTTATCAAATGCTGGGCAAACTGATTCATGACCCGAATCATGTGGAATCAGAGCAGGACACCGTTGAAGGATTGGGCCTGATCAATGCTGAGACCACTTTTGCCGCCACCAAAGCGACTACCCAGGTTAAAGGGGTGATCACTGAGGACCGCGGACTGTTGGCGGGACTTAAAGGGGAGATTATCGGCGGCTACGAGATCCACATGGGCCGGACGGTCAGCCCCGACCGCCCCTTCCGCATCACCGAAACTCAGGACGGCGGCGCGGATTATCCTGACGGCAGCGTCAACGAGGCGGGTACGGTTTTCGGCAGCTATATCCACGGTATCTTTCAGAGCCACGGCTTCCGGCGCGGTCTGATGAATAACCTGCGGCGGCGCAAAGGCTTGCCGGAGCGCGTCTATGACGCGCCGCTGGACAAAGAGAAGCACTATGACGCCCTGGCCGACCTGGTCAGACAGTCGGTGGACATGGACGCCATTTACCGCATCCTGAACGAGGGTATTAAAACTTGAGCCAGGAGAACATTGAGAAGCTGCGTCAGGGGAGTCTGGTTGAGCCGGCCTGGCAATTGCTGGGCATCAAACTGGTTGAACTGGACGACGGATACGCCAAAGTCAGTTTGACGCTCAAGCCCGAATTTACGAACTTCGTGGGCAGTGTACACGGCGGAATTATTGTGACCCTGGCTGATTCAGCTTTCGGCTATGCCGTTAATGCATTGCATTACCCGACAGTGGCGGCCCAATTCAATACCCATTTCCTGAACCCGGCCTACCCGGACTCCGAGCTGACCGCAGAGTGCCGGGTGGTCAAAGCCGGCAAGCGGGCAATCATGGCCGAAATTAGCGTTGAAGACGCCACTGGCAAACTCATCGCCCGGGCGACGGGAACCGGCATACCGCTTTAACATAATCGCGATATCCAGGAATACATCGGCAAAGGTTTGTATACGGCAAAGTTAAAGCCGCCGGTTTAACGCCCGCTTAGCACCTTGACAATACCCGACACGGTTAACAGCGTGCCGAGAACGCCGAGAGTTCCGGTGACCAGCCACTGGATGAACGGCGAGACATAACCGATAGCCAGACCGCCGGCGGCCAGACCGAACACCATGGCGGCCCCGATCATCATTGAAACCCCCTGGTCCCTGGCGTCAACTGCGGCGGCGATGCTGAAAGACGAGTCTTGTTTTTTGTAATACTGTTGCTGTTCCATCTGCTTACTCCGGTGAATTCCTTACACCTCATATAACGCAGGAAATCAACAAAAGTCAGTTATCCCGGCTGAAAAGATATGATATAATACGCTTGATGAATAAACCGACCTGGCAACTGACCGCCACCACCATTAAATGTGAAGCCGTGGACGATGAGATTACCATCATGGTCAATCCAGACGGCACGGCGAAATGCGCCAGTTATGACAAATACGGCTCACCGGATAAAAAGACCCTGGCGGATATGGAAAAAAAGGCTCGCAAACTGGGGTTCAGCCCTAAATGCGAAGGCCCGATGTGCCGCCGGATCACCGACTATCGCGACCGGATAATAGCTGAAGAAGACTAAGTCTGAATCAGTGTTTGGCGCTCTGGCCCAGATAGGCTGAGATAACCTGGGGGTTGTTGCGGATTTCTTCCGGAGTGCCCTCAGCGATTTTCCGACCAAAATCCAGCACCACGATGCGATCCGCCAGATCCATGACCACGCCCATATCATGTTCAATCAGGACGATGGTATTCAGGCCGTCACGGAGTACCGGCGTATCCGGATAACATTCACCCTGACCCTCAAAAATATCCACGATAAACCGGGCGATGTCTTCTTTTTCTTCGCTGTTCATGCCGGCCATCGGTTCGTCCAAAAGCAGCACTTTCGGTTCCAGCGCCAGGGCGCGGGCGAATTCAATGCGTTTGCGCATGCCGTAAGGCAACGAGGCGACTACATGATGGCGTACCGCCTCTATCTCCAGAAAATCAATGATATCTTCCACCACCCGGCGATGCTTTATTTCTTCGTTATGGGCCGGGCCGAAGTACAGCCCGCCGGTCAGCAGATTCTGTTTCATGAAGACATGGCGGGCGGCCATGGCATTCTCCAGCGTGGTTAAGCCGGAAAAAAGCTCAATATTCTGAAAGGTGCGCGCCAAACCCATTTTGGCGGCCTTGTCCGGGCGGATACCCCTGATATCCCGGCCTTCAAAAATAATCTCTCCTTTTTGCGGCTTATAGAAACCGTTAAGGCAATTCAACAGACAGGTCTTGCCGGCACCGTTAGGCCCGATAATAGCCAGAATTTCATTTTCCCGAATGTCCACGGAAACATCTTTTAAGGCGGTGATACCGCCGAAAGACAGGGTGATGTTACGCATGCTGACCTTAACCGGATTCTGTTGTTTGACAAGGGTGTCTGTCATGCTAATCCCATTTCCGTTCATCAATGACTATTTTAGCGTCGGCGGGAATAGTTCCCGTCGCCAGCAGTTCTAAATCATCCAGTTTGACCACGCAGGAGTTGTGGAACGCCCGGGCGATTTCAGGCTTAAGATTACCGGTCTCAGAAATCGCTGCCATTTCCAGCCGCAGGGTCAAATAGTCCCGATTGCCGTCACGCCTTACAACCAGTTGAAAACGACCGGCATCCGCAAAAGAACCTAACATTTCCTGCACCTGCTTGGGCACGACAAACATGCCGCGCACTTTAACAGCTTCACCACTGCGGCCCAGCAGGCCGACCAGTTTGGGTGCGGTGCGCCCGCAGGCGCACTGGTCAACGATGAGTTTAGACAGGTCTCCGGTGCCGAAACGCAGCAAACCCCAATGCGGGTTATGTAACGGCGTGACTACAACTTCGCCGATTTCGCCCGGCGGCAACTGCTGTCCGGTGGCCGGATCAACAATTTCAATGACGTAATCATCCATCAGGTGCAGACCGGACTTGTCAGCACATTCATAGGCCAGCGCACCGCCCGGTTCGGTAACGGCATAGACCTGATAGGTATCAATACCGTAGTCAGCCTCAAGTTTCCGGCGGATTGACGGCGACAGCATTTCGCCGGTAAACCAGGCTTTTTTGATTTTCAGGTCCTTTTTAAAATCGCCGGTTTCCTGAACCTTGTTAATCAGGCCCATCAAATAACTGGGCGTACCGACAAAGCCATTGCATTTAAGTTCCTTCATCGTCCTGATATGCACGTCGGTATTGCCGGCACCGGCGACGACAACCGTTGCGCCGCATTGCCGGAGCGCCTCACCAAACAATGTACCGGCAGGAGAGAGGTGATAGGTAAAGGTATTGATAACGATATCCCCTTTGCGGAAACCGGCCGCCCAGAAAGAACGGGCAAACCACTCAATTTTGGGTGAATGCAGAGGCTCATAAACCGGCCCCGGCGAAATAAAAATGCGTTCAATATCCTCTGGTCGGCCGATGTAATAACCGCCGTACGGCAAGTCATTTTGCTGCTGTTCAATTAAATCCGGCTTACGGGTGATGGGCAGTTTTACCAGATCGGCAGCGCATTTTATGGCCGCCGGTTTTACTCCGGCGGCTTTCATCATCTTGTGAACTGCCGGCGCGCCGCGGTAAGCCCGGGCCACCGCCTTTTTCAGCCGATTGTCCAGATATTCCCGCCGGTCCTCCGGCCTCATTGATTCCAGTTTATCGTAATGTTGTTTCATCAAATACCTTGTGGTGATTTACCGCAATAATTATAACCAGCGTTTGCGCCGTTTGTAATGCTTGACGTCGCGATAGCTCTTTTTCTGGCCTACCGCGGACAGCCCCATATAAAATTCCTTGACGTCTTCATTGTTCTGCAGGAAATCCGCCGTGCCGTCCAAAACCACCCGGCCACTCTCCATGACGTAGCCGTAATGGGCAATGGACAGGGCAATACGGACATTCTGTTCTACCAGCAGCACAGAAGTCTGCTGTTCTTCATTAAAACGTTTGATAATGGAGTAAATCTCGTCCACCATCATCGGCGCCAGACCGAGCGAAGGCTCATCCAGCATCATCAGTTTAGGCCGCGCCATCATCGCCCGACCGATAACTACCATCTGCTGTTCACCACCAGAGAGATAGCCGGCAGTATTGTTGCGCAAATTCTTCAGACGGGAAAAGTAATTGTAAACCATTTCCAGGTCATCTTTGACCGCCTGCCGGTTGGTACGGTTAAAGGCCCCGACCATAAGGTTCTCCTCAGCAGTCAGGTGTTCAAAAACCCGTCGGCCTTCCAGTGCCTGCACCAATCCGAGCCGTCCGATGTATTCCGGATTCTTCTTATCAATGCGTTCGCCGTCCCATTCAATGTTACCGTCGGTGACTTCACCTTCTTCAATGTGCAACAGGCCGGAAATGGCTTTCAAAGTAGTGGTTTTGCCGGCGCCGTTAGCCCCCAGCAAGGTGACAATCTGACCGTCCGGAACCGATAGCGAAACGCCGTGAAGAACCCGGATAACATTCAAGTAGGCGACTTCAATATTGTTCAGTTTAAGCATGATATCAGATAATTCCAACCAGTTCGCCAGGCAGGGGGATGTTCGTAATCCCCCTGCCTTTGGTATTTTTAACTAAATCCGTAGTCAATGTAAACGGCATTAATCCAATCGGTTTTCGGAATGATAGCTCCTCCGGCGACTTCAAAAACCCGCATGGCTTTGCTTAAACGGTTGTCACCGGGGGTATAGTTTACCGGGCCGTGCAGCCCCGAAACGTCGTAGTTAGACAGCATTTGAATACCATATTTTTCAACATTTTCAGGTGTCAGATTTGCGGCCCCTCCGGGAGTATTTTGAATAGCTGTTTCCAGAATTTTGGCAATCAATAAACCTTCTGCCCAGGCGGTGATATAGTCCATATTGTCTTTATATGCCGGGTGATACTGGTTAACGTATTCGGTCATTTTTGCCATACCGGCAACATTATCGCCCCAGCTAACGGTGGGGAAGACACCCAATACGCCGTTAGCATTTGCGGCGCCAGCCAGCGCTATCATTTCGCTGGTAAAGCTTGCGTGCCCGCAGCCGATGGTAATTCCGGTCAGCCGTGGGTTAGCTTGATTAGCCTGAAGTGTTCTGATATTTTTGATGATCACAGAAGTAGGCGCAGGCGTACTGGAGATAAAAATGACATCAGGATTTTTAGACGCGATAGTAGTTAGAGCAGTAGTTTCATCCGACGTAGTGCCTGTATGGGTGGAAATATCCACAATCTCTATGCCCAAATCGGCGGCTAATTTGTCCGCCGCATCTTTGGCACCGGAACCTGTGGGGTTATTGAGCAACATAAGTGCCATTTTCGGCTTACCAGTGCCCTGCCAGACATTTTCCATATAGTATTTGGCAAAAATCGCCCAACCATCACCATAATCAGGCATTTGAGCATAAATATGTTGGGCAGGTTGAGTGATATTCGGGGAGCTGAACACCGTAAAGCCCGGCAACCCGGCTTCATTGGCGATATTCATTACCGGAGTCATCATGGCCGAAGCCTGAGTGGTGAACATCAGGACATTCTGAGAAATAAATTCATTAATTATTGTTGTGGCTCTAGAAGATTCGTAGGCATTATCTCTACTAACCACCTGAATCTCATGCCCCAAAACCCCGTCAAGTTCTTCGTTGACATATTTAATAGCGTCCAAAACCCCGGCTGCCATCGGCTGCCCTTTGGAGGCTGCGGCACCGGTTTGTGGATACATGATACCGACTTTCAGCGGTTGCTTCACCGTTTCAGTCGGATCAGGGTCACCGTTACCATCGCCGCAACCGGCCGCTAATACCGGCAGGCCAACCAGGATCAAGATAAGAGAGATGACTGATAATTTTGATAACCAATTCTTGCTAATCATGCGAAATCCCCTTTCTACTATTCTGTGTCTGTGACTTCCAATTTACGCTGCTCACATATTCCAAACCTCCAACTTTAGTGAGAAAACGGCCATAGCCGGTAGGAAGCTTTGAAGAGTTGCCAGCGGTGTGCCAGGCCTCTGGGTTCACGTACTAAAAACACGACGATTACCAGACCGAAAACCAAAGGCGCCAAACCGGCGGTAAAACCAGAAGGTGCATCCGGCAGGGCTGATTCCAATGCCGGCGATACCATGGTAACTCCCTGCTGAAGCAGACGAATGGCGACCACCCCTAATACAGGACCCAGTGTGGTTCCCGCCCCGCCGATAATAATCATGCCGACATACAAGATTGAATCTGTGATGGAGAAATGTTCGGTACTGACGAACCCTATCCAGTGAGCTGTCAATGACCCGGCTATGCCGGCAAGAAAACAGCCGATAAAAAAGGCGATTAACTTGTATCGGAACAGATTTATGCCCATAACTTCGGCAGCCAAATCATTATCCCGAACGGCTACAAACGCCCGGCCAAGCCGGGTTCTGGCTAAATTCTTGGCATAAAATACAACCATAACAGTCACCACAAAAATCAGGAAAAAAAGACTGGCCTGCGAACGGAAGGTAATGCCGAATATCTCTGCCCGCGGTACGCTGAGGCCGGTGAATCCCCCGGTAATCTCAAGATGACTGATAACCCACAAAATGATTATCTGCGCCGCAATGGTGGCAATGGCCAGATAAAAGCCTTTGACTCTAAGCGAGGCCACGCCGAAAATTACTCCGATTAAGCCGGCCATGATCCCGGCAGCCGGTAAGGCGATTAAAAAGGGCAAATCTAATTTGGCCGTCATTACTGCCGAAGTAAAGGCGCCGACGGCAATAAAACCAGCGTGACCCACTGATAGTTGTCCGCAGTAACCAGTCAAAATATTCAAACCGGTGGCCGCCACAATAGTGATACCAATCAGGTTGGCAACACCCAGCCAATATACTGATAAATACATTGGAGCAGTAAACAATACCAGCAACCCGATTATCAGCAGCGCCCAATGAGTCCTGGTGCGAAAAATAGCCATATCCTTGGCGTAGTTAAAGTTTCGCGTGCCGCAAGGCAGACCGGTACTCATGAATGGCTTAACCTTTCTACGAAG from Dehalogenimonas sp. W includes the following:
- a CDS encoding cobyric acid synthase, with the protein product MSETKVIMIQGTSSNVGKSVLVAALCRIFKQDGYKVAPFKSQNMALNAFVTPEGGEIGRAQAMQAEAAGIAPSIHMNPVLLKPEANSRSQIILHGKVYNNTSAAAYYQHTQFLLSKVKESLDYLKERYDIIVIEGAGSPAEINLKSREIANMRMAKLANSPVLLAGDIDRGGVYASFVGTLEILDEEERKLVKGFLINKFRGDVTLIKDANDYLENKTGRPVLGVVPYFRDILLAQEDSVYLDERQNKDSTADLDVAIVRIPRISNYDDFDALEEDGANIRYITRPDEMGSPDLIIIPGSKTTVPDLLAIRQSGIADAIIKRAKAGTPVFGACGGYQMLGKLIHDPNHVESEQDTVEGLGLINAETTFAATKATTQVKGVITEDRGLLAGLKGEIIGGYEIHMGRTVSPDRPFRITETQDGGADYPDGSVNEAGTVFGSYIHGIFQSHGFRRGLMNNLRRRKGLPERVYDAPLDKEKHYDALADLVRQSVDMDAIYRILNEGIKT
- a CDS encoding AMP-binding protein, whose product is MKQHYDKLESMRPEDRREYLDNRLKKAVARAYRGAPAVHKMMKAAGVKPAAIKCAADLVKLPITRKPDLIEQQQNDLPYGGYYIGRPEDIERIFISPGPVYEPLHSPKIEWFARSFWAAGFRKGDIVINTFTYHLSPAGTLFGEALRQCGATVVVAGAGNTDVHIRTMKELKCNGFVGTPSYLMGLINKVQETGDFKKDLKIKKAWFTGEMLSPSIRRKLEADYGIDTYQVYAVTEPGGALAYECADKSGLHLMDDYVIEIVDPATGQQLPPGEIGEVVVTPLHNPHWGLLRFGTGDLSKLIVDQCACGRTAPKLVGLLGRSGEAVKVRGMFVVPKQVQEMLGSFADAGRFQLVVRRDGNRDYLTLRLEMAAISETGNLKPEIARAFHNSCVVKLDDLELLATGTIPADAKIVIDERKWD
- a CDS encoding ABC transporter ATP-binding protein, producing the protein MLKLNNIEVAYLNVIRVLHGVSLSVPDGQIVTLLGANGAGKTTTLKAISGLLHIEEGEVTDGNIEWDGERIDKKNPEYIGRLGLVQALEGRRVFEHLTAEENLMVGAFNRTNRQAVKDDLEMVYNYFSRLKNLRNNTAGYLSGGEQQMVVIGRAMMARPKLMMLDEPSLGLAPMMVDEIYSIIKRFNEEQQTSVLLVEQNVRIALSIAHYGYVMESGRVVLDGTADFLQNNEDVKEFYMGLSAVGQKKSYRDVKHYKRRKRWL
- a CDS encoding PAS domain S-box protein, coding for MTPDSSGYNSLEKAQNTGGSDYSHINVEGLDIGRSLDALPFYVMLIDANHRILFANNTMCRALKLDAKDVIGRYCPQLVHGVDHFKYCPLQQAIATEKGVEIEAFDAFHNRWLKPAIYPTGQFTDEGEPIFLHLTYDIDDQKKVSQELELKARLLDAATDSIFLTTPDGQIIYANENAFKTRGYTLTELISLNIKALRPPNALTTWEENRRKTVNSNEVIYETSHQRKNNAVFPVEVHAQTIRHDNQKMVLSVVRDITRRKIAECALKNIEERHRTILMTALDGFWMTDLDGRLLEVNDTYCRMSGYSMEELESMKVSDLEAHETIDETKKRIQHIREYGDARFETQHRRKDGNIYDVEISAQYRPVDDGYLVVFIRDITDQKLKEAENRRLREKSELSGRLAAIGEMAAGIAHEINNPLTSVIGFAELLLLEENLPENAAAEVKVIYEGSQRVKDIVARLLTFARQSSPEKIHTDLAEVIDNTIGLRSYVLKTSNIQVVKRYAPDLPRVKADPGQLQQVFLNLIVNAEYAMKQARNQGTLTLTTEQYGDNVRVLVTDDGTGIDEQIQQSIFQPFFTTKDTGEGTGLGLSLSFGIIQEHGGSIRVESQRGHGTTFVIELPAAHHPAGQLATAPVVENRRSENKARFLVIDDEPFVRALIQRLLVQNGHVVEECDEASRALDLLERNNYDVVLLDIRMPGTSGMELYDAICARWPWLAGCVIFITGDSSDVVIRDYLKTISIPVISKPFNRRTLEAAVDSLLLKLDKGKSPAAG
- the nth gene encoding endonuclease III — encoded protein: MTDKPADIVETIKRLKKAYAQTVIALNFSSPLELLAAVILSAQTTDAAINSVTPALFTRYKTPRDYAEADITELETIIKRSGFYHNKAKSLIGMGRTLVEKFNGQVPQTMAELIQIPGAARKTANIVLWNAFGKIEGIAVDTHVARLSQRLGFTIQKDPVKIEKDLMQLVPHDEWGRFPHLIQNHGRAVCFARKPRCAECFLNDICPSAFKV
- a CDS encoding TatD family hydrolase, which translates into the protein MKLIDSHAHLDLPEFAPDFDVVLRRAAGAGVAKIITIGIDLESSRKAVGLAAAHENVFASVGIHPCDSATATYENLTALAALATSPGVVAIGETGLDFYHKPFSEAEQRKSLDFHLNLAVKTGLPVIIHSREADEAMAPLLSAWAAANPVHPKGVIHCFNGDTATSDSYLESGFYIALGGYVSYPSARKNHDIYRQIPLERLLLETDCPFLPPQAYRGQRNEPAYLMQTAEALADIRGITMEALARATTENVTRLFRLTG
- a CDS encoding PaaI family thioesterase; amino-acid sequence: MSQENIEKLRQGSLVEPAWQLLGIKLVELDDGYAKVSLTLKPEFTNFVGSVHGGIIVTLADSAFGYAVNALHYPTVAAQFNTHFLNPAYPDSELTAECRVVKAGKRAIMAEISVEDATGKLIARATGTGIPL
- a CDS encoding ABC transporter ATP-binding protein, which encodes MTDTLVKQQNPVKVSMRNITLSFGGITALKDVSVDIRENEILAIIGPNGAGKTCLLNCLNGFYKPQKGEIIFEGRDIRGIRPDKAAKMGLARTFQNIELFSGLTTLENAMAARHVFMKQNLLTGGLYFGPAHNEEIKHRRVVEDIIDFLEIEAVRHHVVASLPYGMRKRIEFARALALEPKVLLLDEPMAGMNSEEKEDIARFIVDIFEGQGECYPDTPVLRDGLNTIVLIEHDMGVVMDLADRIVVLDFGRKIAEGTPEEIRNNPQVISAYLGQSAKH